The Parambassis ranga chromosome 1, fParRan2.1, whole genome shotgun sequence genome includes a region encoding these proteins:
- the LOC114432637 gene encoding uncharacterized protein C4orf54 homolog, with protein sequence MEAAEKTLTYRDDTGLHRKLLTDHKDKDKINSKGHATETHSGESNYVDLDMKPDGPKTVKVTFTGEGNQLSVIKCDGSKQGEHDGERRIISEEQSEDRRSVSGEPPLETLTKLPNTDQDSENEKKRQAERDPSECSEHVCSEREELQYTDMYLNSNTESDDGASAVLSDHCGSDTVQDESHYITTHEIQLTELDHDVDYDLGRGTCWEFEDENLVYSFVDYASFDSDETQEGTLILEGRSQAKVQSNLGGAVVSTEQEESDLCDSDKCASSDESLCKNHSEDANAGKIHLSIKTSSRAVHDPVSVFDNNSTCGYTKHFGDRSHLSFVGSGARAGPLCDRAQYFIPAPGRQHLATKLRRKDINEYSSGASSSISELDDADKEVRNLTAKSFRSLACPYFDAINLSTSSESSVSEYGLNKWSTFVDWNYGNMSRGGERSVIAHKTSSATLEMNKTVGTKRHGKSVTGMRAPQTKMFALNKRTTLQQASSSSKKIQLRDPVQPAQRGVTLNVRCNVESHDGSRSTKYSKKSRSNELTGTVLARAGCEMQYHHADNMGDTHKRAIFASSLLKNVISKKMQFEQERKMERGEICDTYPATSPCFQLKDQGRGLQRQTSEQGSGFTVNSAEDQHMEGRTSSCDPAEEAKDNKVPDDSEKAQEEPQKVSLIHSQGSAFNALKEEEPAPLKKTETTPVSETQAAAKEGLDSSSMLTKLLFVPSCQLVSKERDFTLDSTRHATVTVPSAGSQRCEKELKTGPSENTADKRGGKTPEIKICLRSVKENKGCTLNIANLLTPKISYNVNTFRAGDDTKCHILSDKVPNFTVRDIRDTKCKFQTPIYHVRDVRKLVKSSYRFDSLDNSEGKCSTAADRPEEKPKMEPVKHLLPSPIVIKCNSVKTNVKSQTMSQKHAEAGAQSETSQCENTPVHCTTSRGPPVATKQGHPDQSGQILDPKVTKHRQDKFAGDAAERRSEPKQDALEKLRAAVKTMEQLYVFDRNEWKRKTQAPQPITDSHVLSLIAKEEHGAEELEADRVPQTETGKTEGDNRALNVIHVPYNSDTFKTQSPQSFTNKSILHFGNKTRVSVNSDSNSVSQSSAVQTSSTIKSSKTSAPLSVKIEPAKRSQVEQGKVKTSPTNPFVTQGSSDSENYLTIPGLGYSNEIKLLNREPVSKEGGSVISKVSVGDSKRSPLIMEYPAATIYHHSAAAAGPRKQQQVLCFSPSVPTMSPTPSTGEAAPQTQRKMLLDPTTGHYYLVDTPIQATTKRLFDPETGQYVDVPMSQSPVAPVTPVPLSLSPLALSPGAYTPTYMIYPGFIPSPTLAAQAVLPQSPCHSEDAGGEHVKKSPGLEGNAGAAESAYYSATGEAPQGLLQLPVSLGHMNTRGIATSSERKPVISITTQQGPRIIAPPSFDGTTMSFVVEHR encoded by the coding sequence ATGGAAGCAGCGGAGAAAACTCTCACTTACCGAGATGACACCGGACTTCACAGAAAGCTGCTCACAGATCACAAGGATAAGGACAAGATCAACAGTAAGGGCCACGCTACCGAGACACACAGCGGCGAGTCCAACTATGTGGATCTGGACATGAAACCTGACGGCCCCAAAACGGTGAAAGTGACTTTCACTGGTGAGGGCAACCAGCTGTCTGTTATCAAATGCGACGGGTCGAAGCAGGGGGAGCATGACGGAGAGAGGAGAATCATATCAGAAGAGCAGTCAGAGGACAGGCGGTCTGTGTCCGGTGAGCCTCCGCTGGAAACTCTGACCAAACTTCCCAACACTGATCAGGACTCAGAGAATGAGAAGAAGCGCCAGGCCGAGCGGGACCCGAGTGAGTGCAGTGAACATGTGTGCAGTGAGAGGGAAGAGCTCCAGTACACGGACATGTATCTGAACAGCAACACAGAGTCTGATGACGGCGCCAGCGCGGTGCTGTCCGACCACTGCGGCTCCGACACCGTGCAGGACGAGTCCCACTATATCACGACTCACGAAATTCAGCTGACCGAGCTCGACCACGACGTAGATTACGACCTGGGACGGGGGACCTGTTGGGAATTTGAAGACGAAAACCTGGTCTATTCTTTTGTGGATTACGCCTCTTTTGACAGCGATGAAACCCAGGAGGGGACTTTGATACTGGAGGGCAGGAGCCAGGCGAAAGTGCAGTCTAATCTTGGTGGAGCAGTTGTCAGCActgagcaggaggagagtgaTCTTTGTGACTCGGACAAATGCGCCAGCTCAGATGAAAGTCTGTGCAAAAACCACAGCGAAGACGCTAATGCAGGGAAGATTCACTTATCAATAAAAACATCCTCCCGAGCAGTGCACGACCCCGTCAGTGTCTTCGACAACAACAGCACCTGTGGGTACACTAAACACTTCGGAGACAGAAGCCATTTGTCTTTTGTAGGCTCTGGCGCCAGAGCGGGGCCCCTGTGCGATAGAGCCCAATATTTCATCCCAGCTCCGGGCCGTCAGCACCTCGCAACCAAACTAAGACGGAAAGATATTAATGAGTATTCCAGTGGAGCGTCCAGCTCCATCAGTGAACTGGATGACGCTGATAAAGAGGTGCGTAATTTAACCGCCAAGTCCTTCCGGAGCTTGGCATGCCCATACTTTGATGCGATTAATCTTAGTACCTCCAGTGAATCCTCTGTGTCGGAATATGGGCTAAATAAGTGGTCAACTTTTGTAGACTGGAATTATGGAAACATGTCGCGAGGGGGAGAGCGCAGCGTAATTGCGCACAAGACTTCCAGCGCAACATTGGAAATGAATAAGACTGTAGGCACTAAAAGGCATGGTAAGTCTGTCACCGGCATGAGGGCTCCACAAACCAAAATGTTTGCACTAAACAAGAGGACAACTTTACAGCAAGCATCGTCCTCCAGTAAAAAGATCCAGCTGAGAGATCCGGTTCAGCCAGCACAGCGTGGAGTCACGTTAAATGTACGATGTAATGTTGAATCACACGATGGAAGCAGGAGCACCAAATACTCCAAAAAGTCACGATCCAATGAGCTCACTGGAACTGTGTTGGCCAGGGCAGGGTGTGAGATGCAGTATCATCACGCAGATAACATGGGGGACACGCACAAGCGGGCTATTTTTGCGTCAAGCCTTTTGAAAAATGTGATTTCCAAAAAGATGCAATTTGAACAAGAGCGCAAAATGGAGAGAGGTGAAATCTGTGACACGTACCCAGCAACGTCCCCGTGTTTTCAGTTAAAAGATCAAGGAAGGGGTTTGCAAAGGCAAACCTCAGAGCAGGGCTCAGGATTCACTGTTAACTCTGCTGAAGATCAACACATGGAGGGAAGAACCAGTTCCTGTGATCCTGCAGAGGAGGCAAAAGACAACAAAGTGCCAGATGATTCAGAAAAGGCACAAGAGGAGCCTCAAAAGGTATCCCTCATCCATAGCCAAGGCAGTGCATTTAATGCACTGAAAGAAGAGGAGCCAGCCCCCCTCAAGAAGACCGAAACTACACCTGTAAGTGAGACACAGGCCGCAGCAAAGGAGGGACTAGACTCCAGCAGCATGCTGACAAAACTCCTTTTTGTTCCGAGCTGCCAGCTTGTTTCAAAGGAGAGGGATTTCACATTAGATTCAACAAGACATGCAACTGTTACTGTTCCATCTGCTGGCTCACAGAGATGTGAAAAAGAGTTAAAAACTGGCCCcagtgaaaacacagcagacaaaaGGGGAGGAAAAACACCTGAGATAAAAATATGCCTTAGAagtgtaaaagaaaacaaaggttGTACACTGAATATTGCGAATCTGTTAACCCCTAAAATAAGTTACAATGTCAACACATTTAGAGCGGGAGATGATACCAAATGCCACATTTTGTCAGATAAGGTTCCAAACTTCACTGTTAGAGACATAAGAGACACAAAATGCAAATTTCAAACACCCATATATCATGTCAGGGATGTGCGTAAATTAGTAAAAAGCTCGTATCGGTTTGATTCTTTGGATAATAGTGAAGGTAAATGTTCCACAGCAGCTGATAGACCAGAGGAGAAACCCAAAATGGAGCCAGTTAAACATTTGTTACCATCTCCTATTGTGATTAAATGCAACTCTGTTAAAACAAACGTCAAATCGCAGACTAtgtcacagaaacatgcagaggCAGGCGCCCAGTCTGAAACGTCCCAGTGTGAAAACACACCTGTCCACTGCACCACGAGCCGGGGGCCACCTGTTGCAACCAAGCAGGGACATCCTGATCAGTCAGGACAGATTCTGGACCCCAAAGTGACAAAACACAGGCAGGATAAGTTCGCAGGTGATGCGGCAGAAAGGAGAAGTGAGCCAAAACAGGATGCTCTGGAGAAACTGAGAGCTGCTGTCAAAACAATGGAGCAGCTTTATGTTTTTGATAGGAATGAGTGGAAGCGTAAAACTCAGGCTCCGCAGCCCATCACAGACAGCCATGTGCTGTCACTCATAGCTAAAGAGGAGCATGGGGCAGAGGAGCTAGAGGCCGACAGGGTCCCTCAGACAGAAACAGggaagacagagggagacaacAGAGCGCTGAATGTCATACATGTTCCATATAACAGTGACACCTTTAAAACGCAGTCGCCACAAAGTTTTACTAACAAAAGCATCCTTCATTTTGGCAATAAGACCCGTGTCAGTGTAAATTCAGATAGTAATTCTGTTTCACAAAGTTCTGCAGTACAAACGTCATCGACTATCAAAAGCTCCAAGACATCGGCTCCACTATCAGTAAAAATAGAGCCAGCAAAACGTAGCCAGGTGGAGCAGGGAAAGGTCAAAACCAGTCCCACTAATCCCTTTGTCACACAGGGCAGCTCAGACTCGGAGAACTATTTAACCATACCAGGGCTGGGGTACTCAAATGAAATCAAGCTGCTAAATCGAGAGCCCGTTTCAAAGGAGGGGGGTTCGGTCATTAGTAAAGTCAGTGTAGGTGACAGCAAGAGGTCTCCGTTAATCATGGAGTACCCAGCTGCAACCATATACCACCACTCAGCAGCAGCGGCGGGGCCTCGGAAACAACAGCAGGTGCTGTGcttctctccatctgtcccGACTATGTCGCCCACACCTTCCACTGGAGAGGCCGCCCCCCAAACCCAGCGTAAGATGCTTTTGGACCCCACCACAGGACACTATTACCTGGTGGACACTCCCATACAGGCCACCACTAAGAGACTGTTTGACCCAGAGACAGGCCAGTATGTGGACGTGCCCATGTCTCAGTCGCCTGTGGCACCTGTCACCCCTGTGCCTCTCTCTTTGTCCCCACTGGCACTTAGCCCAGGAGCGTACACCCCCACCTACATGATCTACCCAGGGTTCATCCCTTCGCCCACTCTAGCAGCCCAGGCTGTGTTGCCACAGTCCCCGTGTCACTCTGAGGATGCAGGTGGAGAACATGTCAAAAAAAGTCCAGGACTGGAAGGTAACgcaggagctgcagagagtGCGTACTACAGTGCAACAGGAGAAGCCCCACAGGGGCTGCTGCAGCTACCTGTCAGTTTGGGACATATGAACACCAGAGGAATTGCCACCAGCTCAGAGAGAAAGCCAgtcatcagcatcacaacacaGCAAGGTCCAAGAATCATCGCCCCCCCCTCCTTTGATGGTACAACGATGAGCTTTGTAGTGGAGCATCGGTGA